GCTCACTGTGTTCGCTCGCAATGACTGACAAAAATAGTGCTTTCGATACCCATTCAATCCAAACCTCGACAACCTCTAAAACCTTTAGAACCTCTACAAACTCTTCTACCTGAGATTGCTTCGCTTCGCTCGCAAGACATTGATCAAGTGTCGCATGTTTTACGCTCTTAGTAATAAAAATTCTTGGGGATCCTTTTCTATTTTTTGTTTTGAAAAATAGAAACGGACCTTAAGAAAAGGTGTTTTGCAGAGCTCTTTTCGTATATTAACGATATATAATAATTCTCACTCTTTTTAGTTGCTATTTCAAGGCCAGCGCGGGCGGCAAACCTTTTCGCTAAATAAAGCCCCAGGCCTGTTCCTGGCGGGGGGTGGGAATCTCCAAGGTCATTTATTAATGCAAGATATGAAATGCCCCTATACCTTCCTGCCCTTAACCAGATAAAACTTTTGCCGTAACGATAGGCGTTTTCCAATAAAAGAGCCATTACGAAACAGGCCTCAGTTCTTTTAAAAAATTTGGGCTCCTTAAAAGAGCTCACTTTTATCGTTTTTTCACCAAAAACATGCGCATATTGCTGCCTACTTTCTTTTAAAAGAGCCGATATAGTTACATTGTTTTCAAGATCTTTTCTTTCAAGAAAAGAATCAAGCACAACAAGTAGATGTCTTAAGTCATGCTCCATTAGGTTACATGAACGTATAAGGGTATTTATACTTTTAGAATGATACTTTTGCGAAAGAACATTTAAACCTAATTTTTGAGCTGATATAAAATTGCCAAAACGATGAGAAAGTGTCTTAACCAAAAGGGATAAAAATTCTTCTTGGTCTTTTTTATATCGTTCGTAAATAGCAAACAGACGATAAAAGATATAGGAAACTGATATGGCAAGAAGTGCTTCCCAAAGAAAAAAATATTTAGCAAAAGAAAAAATTTTGTTTCGATTCAAGGGATTTTCTAAAGCGTAATAAGAAAGCATAGCTAGAAAAAGAATGACAAGTACCAGGAGAAAAACCAAAACAAATTGTCTAAAAATACTTTTTTCATTCATGATATAGAGCTACCCAAAATACAGAACACTTTTTGACATTATCGGAAAAAACATCAACTTCCTCTATCTCTCTCCCAGGTAAGAGGTGTTAAACGCCCGACATTGTTAGGGATCCGTTCTTTCCGAAAAACGGGAACGGATCCCAGGTAATTTTGCAAAGGTCTCTAATAAACAAAAATTTGGGTGTCAGTTTCTTCTTGAGGCAGGCTTTTATGGGAGCGTTTGGGTATCAACAAAAATTCTATTTTTTCAAGCAAAGGCCTGAGGGTTTCTCTCTGTAAGGCCGAAATGGTCACGGCATGGTAGCGGCGCTTTAATGTTTCTACTTCTTCTGGGGCCAGCAAATCGATTTTGTTAAAAACAAGAAGCCTTGGCAAGTGATCAAGCCCCATTTCTTCGAATATGTTTTCAACCGCAGCAATCTGGTCTTCATAATATGGGTTTGAGGCATCCACCAAATGAAGAAGAAGATCTGCTTCAAAAAGCTCTTCAAGGGTGGCCCGGAAGGCGCGTTCTAAATCCTTGGGAAGATCACGAATAAATCCCACGGTGTCGGTAAAAATTGCAGGCGTGCCTCCTGGTAAGTGTAAACGGCGGCTTGCAGGGTCAAGCGTTGCAAAAAGTTTGTCTTCGGCAAAGAGATTGCTGCCGGTTAACTGGTTAAGAAGCGTGGTTTTTCCGGCATTGGTGTAGCCTACAATAGCCACCACAGGAAGTCCTTCCTTTTGACGACGTTTACGCCTGAGTTTGCGCTGAGAAGAGATGTTTTTGAGTTCGCGTTCCAGGCGGGCAATGCGATCTTTAATACGCCTGCGGTCTATTTCGAGTTTGGTTTCTCCAGGACCACGGCCGCCAATGCCACCAGTGAGACGCGAAAAGGCGTCGTCTCGGCTGCGAAGTCTGGGAAGTAAATAACGAAGCTGGGCCATTTCTACCTGGATTTTACCTTCGCGGCTTTTGGCCCGCTGGGCAAAAATATCAAGAATAAGCTGGGTGCGATCAATGACCCGCATCTCGGTAACTTCAGTTATAGAACGCATCTGGGAGGGAGTAAGTTCCTGGTCAAAGATTAAAAGATTGGCCGAAAGCTGCATGGCCCTGATAATCAATTCTGAAAGTTTACCCTTACCCATTAAATAACGTGGGTCTATTTTTTGTCGGCGTTGAATGATGCTATCAAGCACGGTAACACCTGCGCTTTCGGCAAGTTCTTTTAATTCAGAAAGGCTTTCTTGTGCTTCTCCTCGCGAACGCGTGGTAACACTAACAAGAATGGCTCTATCTTTGCGATCTCCAACTTCCTTAGCCGGGCGCAGGCGCTCAAGTTCGTCTTCCAGGGAATTAATCAGTTCGAGAAAGTTTTCTTTTAGCACCCAGGGGAATTGAGGCTCAAGATAGCCAAAATGTTTGCCGCCCTCACCAGAAGGCAAAAGATGGGCAAGATAAATTTTTCCAGGGAAGCCGTCTTCTTTGACCATTTGTGCCCCAACAAGATCAAGGCGCAAAAAAGCAAGGTCAAGAAGGTCGTCCTGATCAAGGCCTTCGTGAGAAAGGTGAGTATGAATGAGACGAAGGCCCCTCAGTCTTCCTGTACTTTCACGAAACCGCGTCATCGCAGGGATTACAATGCGGCTATGATCACCTACAATGACAAACTCAATCTCACCACGCCGATTAATTAGAAGACCAATTTGTCTGTTGAGTTCCTGCGAAATGGAAGAAATTTCTTTGGCAAGTTCATGAGAAAAGATTTGACTTGGGTTTAACCTTCTCCGGTATAGGCGTTCTAATTTTCTTATTTGGCTGGGTTTGAGTCCGCTTGTATTCCCGTAAATAGTTTTACTCATAATGTCTATTTAATTTTTCTTAGGATCCTTTCCCGTAAAATTTCACGTTTTTTTGTGCGCAATCGCTATCGCAATCAATATAACACAAATTTTGCCAAAAATTAAAATTTGCGGGAATTTTTGAGGTTTTGTAACAGTCGGAGAAATATTTTTGAAAAATTTATTCCTCGGTGACGGTTTGTTTGATGGTTTTAAAGACTTGTTTGAACACTTCATCAAAAGAGGCTGGGGAGCAACGCCCCATCTCAATGAACTTCACGACGATTTCTTTGGTGGTTTTAAGGACAACTTCGTTTTCCGGGCTAAGCCGGGAAATTTTTTGGTCTCGAGGGATATTTTTAATCAATTCTGGCCGCGCCATTTTTAATTCCTTGGTGGAGCCGGAGGGACTCGAACCCTCGACCTCGTGAATGCCATTCACGCGCTCTCCCAACTGAGCTACGGCCCCACAAGCAAGCTTCTTAGAAATTAACGTGCGGGATTATTTCTGTCAACCCAGTTATACTACAGGAAGCATTTCTTTGTCGAAAATACTTTCAGGTGACCGTCCCGTTTTTCGTTTCGAAAAAAGGAAACAACTGCTCAACAATCGGGCGTTTAACATCCCCAGTAATATTTAGCTCGTTTGTTTTTCATCTAACGGGCATCTTTTGTCTGGAAACTTCTTGGCTTCTTCTAGGCTTTTTTTTAAAAGATCCGCAAGTGTTATCTTGCTTAAGCATTTTTCTATAGCTTCAGTTACCATATACCAAACATCTCTAGTAGGACAGACTTCGCTTCTTTCGCA
The sequence above is drawn from the Thermodesulfatator atlanticus DSM 21156 genome and encodes:
- a CDS encoding histidine kinase translates to MNEKSIFRQFVLVFLLVLVILFLAMLSYYALENPLNRNKIFSFAKYFFLWEALLAISVSYIFYRLFAIYERYKKDQEEFLSLLVKTLSHRFGNFISAQKLGLNVLSQKYHSKSINTLIRSCNLMEHDLRHLLVVLDSFLERKDLENNVTISALLKESRQQYAHVFGEKTIKVSSFKEPKFFKRTEACFVMALLLENAYRYGKSFIWLRAGRYRGISYLALINDLGDSHPPPGTGLGLYLAKRFAARAGLEIATKKSENYYISLIYEKSSAKHLFLRSVSIFQNKK
- the hflX gene encoding GTPase HflX, yielding MSKTIYGNTSGLKPSQIRKLERLYRRRLNPSQIFSHELAKEISSISQELNRQIGLLINRRGEIEFVIVGDHSRIVIPAMTRFRESTGRLRGLRLIHTHLSHEGLDQDDLLDLAFLRLDLVGAQMVKEDGFPGKIYLAHLLPSGEGGKHFGYLEPQFPWVLKENFLELINSLEDELERLRPAKEVGDRKDRAILVSVTTRSRGEAQESLSELKELAESAGVTVLDSIIQRRQKIDPRYLMGKGKLSELIIRAMQLSANLLIFDQELTPSQMRSITEVTEMRVIDRTQLILDIFAQRAKSREGKIQVEMAQLRYLLPRLRSRDDAFSRLTGGIGGRGPGETKLEIDRRRIKDRIARLERELKNISSQRKLRRKRRQKEGLPVVAIVGYTNAGKTTLLNQLTGSNLFAEDKLFATLDPASRRLHLPGGTPAIFTDTVGFIRDLPKDLERAFRATLEELFEADLLLHLVDASNPYYEDQIAAVENIFEEMGLDHLPRLLVFNKIDLLAPEEVETLKRRYHAVTISALQRETLRPLLEKIEFLLIPKRSHKSLPQEETDTQIFVY